From Heliangelus exortis chromosome 11, bHelExo1.hap1, whole genome shotgun sequence:
TTAACCTTTCCTGGCAGCTGCCTCTTTCCTCAGCTTCCGAAGCTTTTCCAAGCCACGAAGGATTTCCACCATCCTCTTGGTGTCTGCCTGTTTCTTCCTTACTTCAGATAAGACACTGTCTGCAGCAGCCTTAAGTTCTTGTTCctaggaaagaaagaaggaaaaaaaaaaaaccaggataGGACTTGTGAAATCCCCTGTGTGTAGACAAGAATAAAATGGTGCTTTCAAAAAGATCAGTGAAGCACTAGAGAGCAGAGTAACATCCTTCACACAGCCATGGCAAGTAAGGCAAAAATCCAACCTGAGCTGTTATAGATAAAAGATGAGAGGCTTCAGAACACAAAAACAGGGGACAGGAAACTCATAAATTTGGGCCAATTAGCCAATGAGTTCATAAAGGCTGATGACACAGCCACAGGAAGTTGGGAAAAACATTAACAAGAAGCACAGCTCATCCCCACTCTACAGCTCAGCAACTGAAGGCCATGAACACACCACAGACTGAGCACAAAACCtttcccaggggctgctctgtgccaccCCAAGCAGCTGGCCCAGCTCTTTGGCTGATAGCCAACACAAAGGTGACAACAGCAAGGTGGtttggtgacattttttttgttttttgtttgtttgctttggatCTTCTTCCCTCCCAGGCAAGACCAAAAATTCTTGCAAAGCATCTTTTAACACAGATGCAGCCCCTGGGCAAGGGTAACAGCTACTGAAGCAGCCCTGACCACAGAAACACCTCAAACCCCAACTGCCAAAGCCCAGGACACGGGTGGCAAGGCTGAGATGCCCACCGAGGCTTtacaggaggaagcagcagcgTGGGCTGTCAGCCTGTGAGTGGAACCCACGCAGCACCCAGGTGGCACCTACTGACCCGGGAGGTCCTTAGCCAGGGTGGGGGGCAGGCCCAGCCCGCTCCGGGCCCGGTACCAGAGAGGATGAGTTCGGTCGGAACCGTACCCGGTtcttctcctccacctcctggATGCACTTAGCCCGCCACTGGTCGATCTTGGCCTCCCGCTCCGCAGCCCGcgccttctcctcctcctcggccGCTTTGGCTTCTTGCTTCCTGCGCTGcagcctcagcctcctcttcctcgcCTTCTCCGCCTTCCTCCGCAGCGTTTCCCGGTAGCCGGGTTCCCTCAGGGGCCGCACGATCTCCTGCAGCTCCCGCCGcgcctcctccgcctcctcccgCACCTCCTCCCATCCCGCctcatccccctcctcctcccgccgccTCAGGGCCCGGCACAGCGCGCTCAGCCGGGACACCGGGCCCAGGGCCCGCACCGCCAGCTCCCGGGCACTGCTGGGGTTGGCGGCTaccggaggaggaggaggtggcggAGGAGGAAGGGCCCGGCGGCGGCTCAGGAACTGCGAGAGCCAGAGCTCGTCCTGCTGCCGCtgggccgccgccgcctcctcctcaGACAGCGGCCGCGGGGCGAACGGCGGAGCCGCCGGGAAATAGGAGCTGCCTCCCGGAGGGAAGCGCGGCCCCGCCTCACCTTCAGGCCGGACCGGCGGGAGcggaggcaggaggaaaggcGGAGGGAGAGCCGGGGTTAAGGGAGCCGGGCGGGAGGAGAAGGGAGCGGCGGGAGGCGGGAAAGGCCGGAACGGGGGAAGCGGCGGAGGAGGAAAGCGGCCCGCGAAGGGAGGCGGCTGCGCCATCTTGGTAGGCTGCGGGACCACCGAGAGCCGCGCTGCAGCGCCACCTAGCGGCTGGGAGGAGCCTCCCTTCCGCGGAGAcggaggaaaaggaggggagaaaaaagttaaaaagagggaagggaaaagtaaaaagaggggagggaaaagtaaaaagaggggaggggaaagtaaaaagaggggaggggaaagtaaaaagaggggaggggaaagtaaaaagaggggaggggaaagtaaaaagaggggaggggaaagtaaaaagaggggaggggaaagtaaaaagaggggaggggaaagtaaaaagaggggagggaaaagtaaaaaggggagggaaaagtaaaaagaggggaggggaaaaaaaagaggggaggggaaaaaaaagaggggaggggaaaaaaaagaggggaggggaaaaaaaagaggggaggggaaaaaaaagaggggaggggaaaaaaaagaggggaggggaaaaaaaaagaggggagggaaaaataaaaagaggggaggaaaaaataaaaagaggagaggggaaaaaaaggggggaggggaaaataaaaaggggggaggggaaaataaaaaggggggaggggaaaataaaaagaggggaggaaaaaataaaaagaggggagggaaaaaggagggcagaaaggagagaaaaaggagaagggcaggcagaggagagggcCTGCCCACCTCTCAGCCTTCCCAGACCCTATTCATACAGATCTGCttcaaaaaccaaccaaccaaccaaaaaaaatctgaaaaagctCCACATACCCATAAAATTTACATTTCCTTGGGGCTGAGCTGAGGGATGACAAGGCTCTGCTGCTTGAATATTTCGCTTGGTTTTATTCAAACGCCAGAGGTGAAGTACAAACAGTAGTTACAcagcattttttgtttccttaaaaaCAGTTCTTGGTTACAATGTAATTCCAAACAACTTTCAAAACTAAGTTGTTGAACAGTTTCACCCAAAACGGTtttggttactttttttttttttttttcaatccgtttaaaaaaaaggatttgaacTAAAGGATTCAGAATTAAAAGCAGttattttgtgttcttttttttttttcactctacaAAAAGGAAAGCGAGGATGGGGTTTACAGATAGTTCACCACAGGTTCCCATCCTGAGGGgactgagctgctcctgggaaTATCCTCAACTCCAGAAGCAGCTTTTTGTGAACCATTTTGTGGGTCAtttaaggtgaaaaaaaaatatatctgaattTCTACAGGAAGTTTTCTGTTGCACAGGGCTACAGCTGCATGTCACACTAGGTAAGAACAGAAGAATTAACATCCAATttacatgacaaaaaaaattaacaaccAAAAATAGGGGTGACACATTTGCAGgctccttcctctcctgcagcatccACTGGACTGAAAAGAAGGAGGGGAGTTTTATGTAAAGAGCACAAATCCAAagtctgagggaaaaaaatgaaacttacAGTCACTGTATCACTGaggacaaaacaaaaagttGTGAGCAACAATTTTAATTCCTGACACAAAGAGATACACAGGtccttttgtgtttctttttgccTTCACAAAGAGTTTCCTAAAGGATCAAATTAATTTGGGGGTGGAACAGAAGAGGGAAGATGATTTTTAGTCTGGCATCAAAAGCCAACAACAAACCCAGGAGATGCAACACCAACACCTGAGTGTGTAACTTACAACCAGCACTGTGTGAACCATCACCACTGCttacagcaaaaatatttcacttttttcagCTCTTGCCACTGTAAGACAGGCTGGGCAAATGCCTGGCACCAAAAAATTGATGCATGAGAGTTCCAATAAGTCCAACAAAATGTATTAGattagaataataaaaataaaaagcaaaataaaaatggaagtcgatttttttttgtccaaattCAGATGGCTTACCACTTCCTAGACATCCTGCTCACCCCTTCAGGAAAAATGAGCAAATTACTGACTTCACCTTCATTCATGGGGTTCCAGGTGACCAAAATTTACTCCTAAAGAAGAGGTGAAGGAAAGGGTATTATCTGATACTGCATTCAAATAACTGTAACAAATTAGTGTCACATTTTAGCCAAATCTCCCAGCAGTGGTGTCCCAGGTTTCCCCAAAAAAACTGTTGCAAGGGATTTtccaccctcctcccccccccagatTGTACCAGGTCACACTCCAGCACCCATCAGGATCCAACCACCAGCAGAACTCTAACACTGACCTGAATGCAACCCCCTGTGAGTTGTATGAGGAGCTGATGGTTTATTCACCCTCTGTTAATTATTCATCTTGATTTCCCATTTGTAGAGTAACATTATTGTAATATCTAACTATTGGCAGCACCTGCcttgctgatttattttctagaaAGAGCAAACCCAGGTGCTGCTGCATTTGCtatacatttttaattgaaGAAGTTTAATATACAATTCATATCTGAACATTATGCCAGCCAAGTCCACACCACgtccaccaaaaaaaatcaaggtgaTGTTGCCAGAAAATACACGATCTGATTTATCTAATAAAGTTCCTCATCACAAAGCCTATCCAAGATAGTTCCAATGCCTTTAAGTAGCAGACTGAAGCCAGAGGCTTGGAAATAACCACGTGTGCTTTATGCAGGAGAGCATTCTGACAGTATTTAATGGTGTGCAGCATCTGCTTGTCGAGGCCAGCCTTCCTCCTCAACTCCAGAGTCATATTCTTCTTCAGATGAATCTTTAGTGGGAGCCCTATAAGTAAAATGAACTGGTCAGATGCTTTAGAAATTGAGGAAAAGAATGGAGACAGTTTCCAGAGCTTCTGGTAAACATGCCACCTGCAAAACACCCTAAAAAACCCAGCACTCTGACAAGCACCCATCTGCTAAACCACCTTCTGAGACACTTGGGGTGCCCGAGCCAAGCTtcagcacagacacagacaaATACAAAGCACATACCTCAGTGGAGGAAGTCACTCCAAAAAGTTGTCAGAGGTAGAAACCAAGCCAGAGTTCCTAAATCTCAATCCTCTGGTTTTAACCTGACCATTCCCCCCCTCCAACTCAACTCCATTCTTTGTTCA
This genomic window contains:
- the PDCD7 gene encoding programmed cell death protein 7 — encoded protein: MAQPPPFAGRFPPPPLPPFRPFPPPAAPFSSRPAPLTPALPPPFLLPPLPPVRPEGEAGPRFPPGGSSYFPAAPPFAPRPLSEEEAAAAQRQQDELWLSQFLSRRRALPPPPPPPPPVAANPSSARELAVRALGPVSRLSALCRALRRREEEGDEAGWEEVREEAEEARRELQEIVRPLREPGYRETLRRKAEKARKRRLRLQRRKQEAKAAEEEEKARAAEREAKIDQWRAKCIQEVEEKNREQELKAAADSVLSEVRKKQADTKRMVEILRGLEKLRKLRKEAAARKGVCPPPSADEAFENQVESLKTLLKNRTELYEAEERALRVMLEGEQEEERKREMEKKQRKEREKLLQQKLEIDSKLFGDPAEFPLAHLLQPFREYYLQAEHSVAALIQIRHEWDRFLVPADHPEGSCIPPGWVLPSLPTNDTWATAVR